In one window of Escherichia coli DSM 30083 = JCM 1649 = ATCC 11775 DNA:
- a CDS encoding D-lyxose/D-mannose family sugar isomerase, which produces MKRSQINYVIDKAHAIAQTFRVCLPEFAYFTVDDWLQRERDNWQEVVDLQLGWDITDFGRGDFNQTGLTLLTMRNGALGSAAYPKPYAEKMLQIQQDQQTPWHFHTHKMEDILNRGGGDLCMRLAWANEANLCDDQRVITVSVDGQRRTMKPGETLVLKPGQGICLPPRLYHRFWAEKAFVLGWEISMVNDDQHDNYFLEPGGRFPAIEEDEPVKWLLCGEYGILR; this is translated from the coding sequence ATGAAACGTTCACAAATTAATTATGTTATTGATAAAGCACATGCCATTGCGCAGACCTTCCGCGTTTGTTTGCCAGAGTTCGCCTATTTTACGGTGGATGACTGGCTGCAGCGGGAACGGGATAACTGGCAAGAAGTGGTCGACTTACAGCTCGGTTGGGATATCACCGATTTTGGTCGTGGTGATTTCAACCAAACGGGACTAACACTGCTAACGATGCGCAACGGCGCGCTGGGGTCGGCGGCATATCCAAAACCGTATGCTGAGAAAATGTTGCAGATCCAACAAGATCAGCAGACTCCCTGGCATTTTCACACCCACAAAATGGAAGATATCCTCAATCGGGGCGGTGGAGACTTATGCATGCGGTTGGCCTGGGCCAACGAAGCCAATCTCTGTGATGATCAACGAGTCATTACCGTGAGTGTTGATGGTCAGCGGCGTACCATGAAACCTGGTGAAACGCTGGTGCTAAAGCCGGGGCAGGGCATTTGCCTGCCGCCGCGTCTGTATCATCGCTTCTGGGCGGAAAAAGCGTTTGTTCTCGGCTGGGAAATCTCGATGGTAAATGATGACCAACACGATAATTATTTTCTTGAGCCGGGAGGACGTTTTCCGGCGATAGAAGAAGATGAACCGGTGAAATGGTTATTGTGCGGTGAGTATGGAATTTTGCGCTAA